The window CCTCACAAAGAGAGAATGCTGCATAACGTGATGCGCAATAAAGGTTTAGATAATACAGAATTTGTCATGATGAAAATGGCAGAAAAACTAGGTAAAGATGATGCCCATTCATTGCTTTATGATATTGCAATCAAAACAGCTGCTGACGGAGAAGATTTCTTCACTAACTTAAAAGCAGACCCACTTATTTCGGCAACGTTTACCGAAGAAGAGATTGCCTCATTTATTGACCCTAGAAATTATGTCGGGTTATCTGTTGAATTGGCACAAAAGGAAGCAGTCCGTGCTAAACTAGTATCAGAAGCGATTAAGTCACACTATTAAGAGGGAAGAAATGACCAAATTAATAATCAATGCAGATGATTTTGGCTATTCTAAAGCGATTAATTACGGAATTATCGAAACACATCAAGAAGGGGTGCTAAGCTCTACTACAATGATGGCGAATATGCCAGGATTAGCTCATGCAGCTACTTTGGCAAAAGAACATCCTAACTTAGGAATTGGGGCTCATTTAGTTTTAACTTCTGGTCAACCGATGTTAAATTATTCCCATTTAACACAGTCAAATGGTGATTTTATCACACGTAAGCAGTTGAATAAACAGTTAGATAGTCTAGATCTTGAGCTAGTTTATGAAGAATGGGAAGCTCAAATTCAACAATTACAAAGAGTAGGGATTAGGTTAACCCATTTGGATACGCATCATTATGTTCACGGATTGGGAGAGTTGTGGCAACCGATGGAACAATTGGCTAAAAAATATCAATTACCTATTAGAAATTGTCTGAATGTAAAAGAACATTTGACGGATACCAAGATTGCACCAGCAGAAGAACTATGGTTAATGTTTATTCATGAAAAGATGAAACAAATGACGCAACCTTATTCAGTTGTTAGAGATGAATTATTATCAATAATTGATGAAGAGGCGAAACATTATGCGACCTGTTCTGTAGTAGAAGCCAATTGTCATCCAGGATTTTTAGATGAGACGATTATGTTCGGTTCAAGTTTTACTCACGCGAGAATGCGTGAGGTTGAATTACTTTGTGATCCGTTGTTGAAAACGATTTTAGAAAATCATGGATATGAGCTAGTTACCTATAAAGATATCTAGAAACAACTGGTGAAAGCCAGTTGTTTTTTATTAAAAATTTCTCTATTAATATTATGACATATATTGTTATGTTATAATATTTCCATAGAGAGGTGAAAATAAACGCATGTTTAATTACTTAGAAGTTTATGATGAGTTAACTAACAGTGAAAAGAAAGTGTTAACATATATTATGGCGCAT is drawn from Vagococcus xieshaowenii and contains these coding sequences:
- a CDS encoding carbohydrate deacetylase — protein: MTKLIINADDFGYSKAINYGIIETHQEGVLSSTTMMANMPGLAHAATLAKEHPNLGIGAHLVLTSGQPMLNYSHLTQSNGDFITRKQLNKQLDSLDLELVYEEWEAQIQQLQRVGIRLTHLDTHHYVHGLGELWQPMEQLAKKYQLPIRNCLNVKEHLTDTKIAPAEELWLMFIHEKMKQMTQPYSVVRDELLSIIDEEAKHYATCSVVEANCHPGFLDETIMFGSSFTHARMREVELLCDPLLKTILENHGYELVTYKDI